A single Drosophila ananassae strain 14024-0371.13 chromosome 3L, ASM1763931v2, whole genome shotgun sequence DNA region contains:
- the LOC6494231 gene encoding glycerol-3-phosphate acyltransferase 3 isoform X4, which translates to MISALLSIFWIPLGGFLSFLVFISAINKSIGVRKAYVNLLLRIFEYGRVSIETASKENQTFSRNPKTDDKQGVQLVDDADSKEATNGVAPLITRDAVLLPQAQEPAPEKPVSSKKDEINFDFEKCLDYVKSGVEAIIEDDVTSRFEAEELKNWNMLTRTNRHYEFISWKITLIWMVGFFIRYVFLMPLRVLVCFVGVLFTVFANFIVALIPFRYLRNSLASLSFKITFRLIASSLSSLIKFHNKQYKPTVSGFCVANHTSPLDVAILSTDCTYSLYQYAKV; encoded by the exons ATGATCAGCGCGCTACTCAGCATATTCTGGATTCCCCTCGGGGGGTTTCTGtcatttttggttttcatttccGCAATCAACAAATCCATCGGAGTGCGGAAGGCCTATGTGAACCTTCTCCTAAGGATATTTGAG TACGGCCGTGTCAGTATAGAGACAGCATCCAAAGAAAACCAGACATTTTCCCGCAATCCAAAGACTGACGACAAACAGGGAGTGCAACTAGTTGACGATGCGGACTCCAAAGAGGCTACAAATGGAGTTGCTCCATTGATTACCAGAGATGCAGTCCTTCTTCCCCAAGCTCAGGAACCGGCGCCAGAGAAACCAGTTTCCTCTAAAAAG GATGAAATAaactttgattttgaaaagtGTTTGGACTATGTGAAGTCGGGCGTAGAGGCCATTATCGAAGACGATGTAACATCCCGTTTCGAGGCGGAGGAGTTGAAGAACTGGAATATGCTGACACGCACCAACAGACATTACGAATTCATTTCCTGGAAAATAACTCTAATATGGATGGTCGGCTTCTTTATACGATATGTATTTTTGATGCCGCTCCGAGTATTGGTTTGCTTCGTTGGT GTTTTATTTACAGTATTTGCTAACTTTATTGTGGCTTTAATACCTTTCCGATATTTACGGAATTCTTTAGCGAGCTTGTCGTTCAAAATCACGTTCCGCCTTATAGCAAGTTCTTTGTCATCCCTTATAAAGTTCCACAATAAGCAGTATAAGCCCACAGTTTCTGGGTTCTGTGTAGCAAACCATACCTCTCCCTTGGATGTGGCGATATTGTCGACAGATTGTACCTATTCTTTG